Part of the Halopenitus persicus genome is shown below.
ACCGTCTTGCCCTCGCTCTCGAACCGCGAGATCGCGCCGGCCTCGAGGTCGGCACAGTCGTCGCGCTCGCACTCCTCGGGCGTCGTCTGAGCGACCGCGCCGCCGTCAGTGCGGGAGTGTGCGTGTGACAGGTCGAAGCCCAGATCCTCGAAGAGGGCGGGCTTGCCGGCGTAGTACGTCTCCCCGTCGACGTCGGCGCGGACCCCCTCTCCGGTGATGCTCTCGAACGCATCGACCGTCGGCAGCTCGTCGCCGACGCCCATGGTTCCCGCTCGCGCGAGGATCGCCTCGGCGATGGGATGCTCGCTTCGCTCCTCGAGCGCGGCCGCGTACCGCAGGAGGTCCGCGTCGCTCGCGCCGTCGAGGGGCACTACGTCGGTCACCGCGAGCTCGCCCTTGGTGAGCGTGCCCGTCTTGTCGAGGGCGATGGCGTCCACCTCGCCCATCGCCTCGAGGTGGACGCCGCCCTTGATGAGGACGCCGTTCCTCGCGGCGCTCGTGATCCCCGACACCACGGAGACGGGCGTCGAGATGACGAACGCGCACGGGCAGGCGATCACCAGCAGGGTGAGCCCGCGGACGAACCACGTTCCCCATCCGCCGTCGAACGTGTGAGAAAAGCCCGCGAGGCCCACGGTCGCGCTCCCCTCGATGAGAAGCGGCGGGAGCGCCACGGTCAGGATCGCCAGCACGACGATCGTCGGCGTGTAGTAGCCGGCGAAGCGGTCGACGAACCGTTCCTTTTCTGTCTTCTTCTCGCGTGCGCCCTGCACCAGTTCGATGATCCGCGAGAGCGTCGACTCCCCCGCGGTGGTCGTGGCCTCGAACTCGAGATAGCCCTCCTGCGTGATGCTGCCGGCGTACACCTCGTCGCCGACGCCCTTGTCGACGGGCACGCTCTCGCCGGTGATGGGCGACTCGTCCACCGCGCTCCCGCCCTCGACGACGGTGCCGTCGAGCGGGACCTTCTCGCCGGGACGGACGACGACGGTCTCGCCGACCGCGACGTCCTCGGCTGGAACGGTCGTCTCCGTTCCCTCGCGTCGGACGGTGGCCTCGTCGGGCGACAGCTCCATCAACTCCCGGAGGGAGTCCCGCGCCCGGTCCATCGCGTAGTCCTCGAGCAGCTCGGCGATGCTGAACAGGACCGCAAGCGTCGCCGCCTCGACGAAGTAGCCGATGCCGGTCGCCGCAATGATGGCGGTCCCCATCAGCAGATCGATGTCGAGGCTCAGGTTCTTCGCCGAGTAGTAGCCGCCGCGGACGATGGGCACGCCGCTGACGACGGCCGCGCCGAGGAAGAGCACGTCCGCCACGTGCAGCGGGTGCGTGAGAACGCTTGCCACCGCGACGTTCTGCGCGACCAGGAGGAACTCGAAGCCGAGCCCGAGGACGAGCAACGCCGCTCCGATCCACGTCTTCATCGCTCGCGAGCTCGTCCAGACCTCCGACGGAGGAGCGATCGCCGGCCCGCCGGTCGACGTCTCGCCGGCGGCGGCGTCACCGTCGCCGCCAGCGGCGACCTCGTAGCCCGCGCCCTCGATGGCCCGGATGACGTCGGCCTCGGTGACGCGGTCGGGATCGTAGGTGACCGTCGCCGTGCCGGTGGTCGGTTGGAGCGTGGCGTCGACGACGCCGTCGACGCGCCGGAGGCTCTTGTCGACCTTTCGTGCACACGACGGACAGTCCATCTCGGGAACGGCCAGGCGGGCGGTCAGGTCCCGTCGCCGCCCGCCGCCGCTCGCCGACTCTGCTGTGTCCGAAAGCTCCGTCATTACCTCGCCGTAGGAGCGGGAGTTCGATATACCTTTGTTGGAATATTCCAACCTCGGCGTCAACGCGGTGCCGGGCGGTCCGCCGTGACCCGCGCGTCGGCGACGTACCGCTTCGCCAGGTGCTCCTCCGCTCGCCGGAGTCGGTAGGTGAGCGTCGACCGCGGTACGCCCAGATGCGCGGCCAGCTCGCCGACGTCGATTCCCCGCGGCGACTCGTAGTATCCGTGCTCGACGGCGGCCTGCAGCGCGGCCTCCTGTTCCGGCGACAGCCCGTTCCGGTCACCCTCGCTTCCCCCTGCGGCTGCCGTCGTGTCCGTGCTTCGGAGCATCTCCGTCCGGGCACACTCCCCGACGGCCGTCTCGAGGGCGTCGAAGAACGCCGGCACGTCGCCATCGCCGGAGTGGATGAGACGCCAGGTGTAGTGGCGCCCCTCGTGACGCGTCTCGAACAGCACGCCGTCGCCGAGGTGGTCGCGAGCGATGTGAGGGACGGACGCGCAGGCGGGGGTGCGTTCCCAGTCGGAGTAGAGCACGAGCGTGTCGTCCGTCCGGTCGAGGACCCGGGTGGTCTGTGTGGCCCCGCAGTCGTCGGTCGCCAGACAGTCGGCGTAGTAGTCGCCGTCGCGGAAGGCGTCCGCAATGGCGTCGAGCGCGTCGGGGGTTCCGGTGGCGTGATCGACCCGCCAGAGACGCTCGGCCGTGGCGTGCAGCGAGAGCGAGCGAACGCGAGCATCGGGATGCTCGGCGAGGGCGTCCGCCACTGCGTTGCACCCCGGCTCGTATTCGAGGGCGAAGACGAGTTCCCGCATACCCTTCCGTACGGCCTCCTGAAACATAACGCACCGCGTTGGTCGTCCGTCATCCAACGACGCCGGTCCGCAACCGGATTATATAGCTTAGATTATATGTTTGAGGAAATTTCGTATCGTATACTTATTTGAAATACTATATAAGCGCATTCCGTGCTGGTGGTACTCCCGTGTCGTCCGGATCGGAAAGTCACCCATTTCGTTTGCGAGCGGTTTGGGGACGGTCGTCGTCAGATCGGGACACGCTCACCGGAACACGCGGTGTTGCCGAGAGTACTGCTCCCGTTCATTGACGAAGTTGGATCCCTGAAACGTCGCCATATGCGTTTAAAAACGCATATTGGAGGGATATATCGGGGGAGTATATCGGAAGAGTATATCGGGGGGGAACCGTTCGTTTCCGGATCGAAAGCGACGTCCAACCAGTACCGTCAGTCGACGATTCGGGTCACGCTTCGTCGAACGAAACGCGAGTCGGGATCGCGCTGCCGGCGGCCGGCCGATCGGATTTGTGGCTCAGCCGCGAACAATTACCCGATCACGACCGACTATTTATCAATAATATATACTGTATGTGGAAAATATAGTTCCAGAACGCCCGGCGGAAGCCGAACGTCACCACGATCGGCTCATTTTCACCTCGTCCGAAACGATATGTCTCGAACTTCACTCGACGGCTTTCACCCTCTGTGGGGATTGTATTCGAGTATCAATGAGATGTACCACTAACAGCGAGATACTGGCGAAGCCGACGCCCACGAACGTGGCTGGAATACCGAACGTGCCGCCCATGAGCTCCCAACCGATCCCGCTGGCGCCGCCGAGGCTCATGGACGTGATCAGTGCTCTTCCGGAGAACGTATTCCGGTTGTACAGAGCGATGTATACCGGGATCAGGAGGCCGCTGGTGAGTAGCACCGCCCGCAAATTATAGATCGTAATGATGGTCCCGGGCGGATTAACCGCTGCTGCGGTCGCAGTGATCCCCCAGAATA
Proteins encoded:
- a CDS encoding helix-turn-helix domain-containing protein; its protein translation is MRELVFALEYEPGCNAVADALAEHPDARVRSLSLHATAERLWRVDHATGTPDALDAIADAFRDGDYYADCLATDDCGATQTTRVLDRTDDTLVLYSDWERTPACASVPHIARDHLGDGVLFETRHEGRHYTWRLIHSGDGDVPAFFDALETAVGECARTEMLRSTDTTAAAGGSEGDRNGLSPEQEAALQAAVEHGYYESPRGIDVGELAAHLGVPRSTLTYRLRRAEEHLAKRYVADARVTADRPAPR
- a CDS encoding heavy metal translocating P-type ATPase, whose product is MTELSDTAESASGGGRRRDLTARLAVPEMDCPSCARKVDKSLRRVDGVVDATLQPTTGTATVTYDPDRVTEADVIRAIEGAGYEVAAGGDGDAAAGETSTGGPAIAPPSEVWTSSRAMKTWIGAALLVLGLGFEFLLVAQNVAVASVLTHPLHVADVLFLGAAVVSGVPIVRGGYYSAKNLSLDIDLLMGTAIIAATGIGYFVEAATLAVLFSIAELLEDYAMDRARDSLRELMELSPDEATVRREGTETTVPAEDVAVGETVVVRPGEKVPLDGTVVEGGSAVDESPITGESVPVDKGVGDEVYAGSITQEGYLEFEATTTAGESTLSRIIELVQGAREKKTEKERFVDRFAGYYTPTIVVLAILTVALPPLLIEGSATVGLAGFSHTFDGGWGTWFVRGLTLLVIACPCAFVISTPVSVVSGITSAARNGVLIKGGVHLEAMGEVDAIALDKTGTLTKGELAVTDVVPLDGASDADLLRYAAALEERSEHPIAEAILARAGTMGVGDELPTVDAFESITGEGVRADVDGETYYAGKPALFEDLGFDLSHAHSRTDGGAVAQTTPEECERDDCADLEAGAISRFESEGKTVILVGTEAELLGIVAIADEVRPAAERAVERLHDLGVAHVVMLTGDNEGTARAIAERVGVDEYRAELLPDEKVDAVESLRAEYGDVAMVGDGINDAPALAAADVGIAMGAAGTDTALETADIALMGDDIGKLPYLYALSHRANGVIRQNIWASLGVKALLALGVPLGLVSVALAVVVGDMGMSLGVTGNAMRLSRIEPDRFFDS